The following coding sequences lie in one Deltaproteobacteria bacterium genomic window:
- a CDS encoding DUF362 domain-containing protein, translated as MFPTHVMSGREAVHFIKAGSDLRADCRRLLRAVYGDATPWASAREVLVKPNAVNFEPHVYVDPAMIGALVAVLREDGAARVTVMESCTNGSFTRLVFAATGIARAVENAGGRCVYLDEGPSVEIEMGSAGRIRVPRFAHQRLVENRNGVFYIDLAKMKTHSMSTVTFCLKNQWAFVDPACRSALHNDFLHQSIAEVNRVFVPDLCLVEGLVATNHGHFPLRGFEGRTLWNAGVLVGGRNAVAVDAACTRFLGLDPAAIPHIARCAASPDLLDPPVVHHDAIEGPKTPFTDELLPEFPRGITVHKGRDRCCVEGCWSNPVCSIQVIAANYGGGGRFHVFMGKGHDPAEVEACEGPALVVGPCAHDEVHDRLVRRLGRRSVRFSSGHNNLNETIGRLLKLMGVSVFQSAPLPLPRMAWLFAAHFLSGSRARIGFF; from the coding sequence ATGTTCCCGACGCACGTGATGTCCGGGCGGGAGGCCGTCCATTTCATCAAAGCCGGGAGCGACCTGAGGGCCGATTGCCGCCGTTTGCTGCGTGCCGTTTACGGCGACGCGACACCGTGGGCGTCGGCGCGCGAGGTGCTCGTCAAACCGAACGCGGTGAACTTCGAGCCGCACGTCTATGTCGATCCCGCGATGATCGGCGCGCTGGTCGCGGTGCTGCGCGAGGACGGCGCGGCGCGCGTGACGGTGATGGAGTCGTGCACCAACGGCAGCTTCACGCGGCTCGTCTTCGCCGCCACCGGCATCGCGCGGGCGGTCGAAAACGCGGGCGGGCGGTGCGTGTATCTCGACGAGGGACCGTCGGTCGAGATCGAGATGGGGAGCGCCGGACGCATTCGCGTGCCGCGATTCGCGCACCAACGGCTCGTCGAAAACCGGAACGGCGTCTTCTACATCGACCTCGCCAAGATGAAGACGCACTCGATGAGCACGGTGACGTTCTGCCTGAAGAACCAGTGGGCGTTCGTGGACCCCGCGTGCCGCAGCGCGCTGCACAACGACTTTTTGCATCAGAGCATCGCCGAGGTGAACCGCGTCTTCGTGCCGGATCTGTGCCTCGTCGAGGGGCTGGTCGCGACGAACCACGGGCATTTTCCGCTGCGGGGGTTCGAGGGGCGGACGCTGTGGAACGCGGGCGTACTCGTCGGCGGCCGAAACGCCGTCGCGGTGGATGCCGCCTGCACGCGTTTTCTCGGGCTCGACCCCGCGGCCATCCCGCACATCGCGCGGTGCGCGGCGTCGCCCGATCTGCTGGATCCGCCGGTCGTTCATCACGACGCGATCGAAGGGCCGAAGACGCCTTTCACGGACGAACTGTTGCCCGAGTTCCCGCGCGGCATCACCGTGCACAAGGGCCGCGATCGGTGCTGCGTCGAGGGCTGCTGGTCGAATCCCGTGTGCTCGATTCAGGTGATCGCCGCGAACTACGGCGGCGGCGGGCGGTTCCACGTCTTCATGGGCAAGGGGCACGATCCCGCCGAGGTGGAGGCCTGCGAGGGTCCGGCGCTGGTGGTCGGTCCCTGCGCCCATGACGAGGTGCACGACCGGCTGGTGCGCCGGCTCGGTCGGCGCAGCGTCCGCTTTTCGTCGGGGCACAACAACCTCAATGAGACCATCGGTCGCCTCCTGAAATTGATGGGGGTGAGCGTCTTCCAGTCCGCGCCGCTACCCCTGCCGCGCATGGCGTGGCTGTTCGCCGCGCACTTTCTGTCGGGCAGCCGCGCGCGAATCGGATTTTTCTGA
- a CDS encoding SDR family NAD(P)-dependent oxidoreductase — MSGPVRAREWDLAAYETLAERWAELVREDGDPDVLVNCAGFMELRDFRSTPWDLGERLLRVDLIAPMRLMHLAAPAMAARRAGCVVNVSSMAGRVPMRGCAFYGAAKAGLALASENAALDLAPHGVHVVTVFPGPVRTALEQRARSQVRDTRGARLIPTGDPVVLARRIVAACLRGRRWLVYPAIYVLGDRYNRLGAAVTSAFSPAPLE, encoded by the coding sequence GTGTCCGGCCCGGTGCGCGCGCGCGAATGGGATCTCGCCGCTTACGAAACGCTCGCCGAGCGCTGGGCCGAACTCGTGCGCGAGGACGGCGATCCGGATGTGCTCGTCAACTGCGCCGGCTTCATGGAGTTGCGGGACTTTCGGTCGACGCCGTGGGATCTCGGCGAGCGGCTGCTGCGCGTCGACCTGATCGCGCCGATGCGCCTGATGCACCTCGCGGCCCCCGCGATGGCCGCGCGCAGGGCGGGGTGCGTGGTGAATGTCAGCAGTATGGCCGGACGGGTGCCGATGAGGGGGTGCGCGTTTTACGGCGCGGCGAAGGCCGGACTCGCTCTGGCGTCGGAAAACGCCGCGCTCGATCTCGCGCCGCACGGGGTGCACGTGGTGACGGTGTTCCCGGGGCCCGTCCGCACGGCGCTCGAACAGCGAGCCCGGTCGCAGGTCCGCGACACGCGCGGCGCGCGGCTCATCCCCACGGGCGATCCCGTGGTGCTGGCGAGGCGGATCGTCGCGGCGTGTCTTCGCGGGCGGCGGTGGCTCGTCTACCCGGCTATTTATGTGCTCGGCGACCGATACAACAGACTGGGCGCGGCGGTGACGTCGGCCTTCAGCCCCGCGCCGCTGGAGTAG
- a CDS encoding YjfB family protein — MTDLSIITSQPAAARFRSEAQVAVAKKTLDMAELQGEAAIKLIEAAAPPAPPDVGANVDVFA; from the coding sequence GTGACCGACCTGTCCATCATCACGTCTCAACCGGCTGCGGCTCGCTTTCGCAGCGAAGCGCAGGTCGCCGTCGCGAAAAAGACACTCGACATGGCCGAACTCCAGGGCGAAGCCGCCATCAAGCTGATCGAGGCCGCCGCGCCGCCGGCCCCGCCCGATGTCGGCGCCAACGTGGACGTGTTTGCCTGA
- a CDS encoding PhoH family protein, which yields MTPRAPSAKAAAAKVKYFILDTNVLLHNPNAIYLFEDNHIIVPITVIEEIDKFKREQSEIGRNARMVSRLLDRLRERGKLSLGVKLDGGGTLTIETSAHQHDGVHEIFTTDKMDHRILETALKVRDDHPGSRTILITKDTNLRIKADALNLEAQDFENSKVNFEELYGGALEVTVDHATVEKVYEQGHVARPAIDAPLYPNTFITLVDRGNPQHTALCRNGDNGKIHLIPKQRGAYFGISPRNREQRFALDLLLDEKVRLVTLVGKAGTGKTMLAIAAGLQKVLVEETYQRLLVSRPIYPMGRELGYLPGDLEAKLHPWMQPIFDNLALLLSSQKDKAAHITRLRELIDNGTLELEALTYIRGRSIPNQFMLIDEAQNLTPHEMKTVITRIGEGSKIVITGDPYQIDNPYLDASSNGLTYVVERLKNESIAGHVTLVKGERSGLAELAANLL from the coding sequence ATGACACCACGCGCACCATCGGCGAAAGCCGCCGCGGCCAAGGTCAAGTACTTCATCCTCGACACCAACGTGCTGCTGCACAACCCGAACGCGATCTACCTGTTCGAGGACAACCACATCATCGTCCCGATCACCGTGATCGAGGAGATCGACAAATTCAAGCGCGAGCAGTCCGAGATCGGCCGCAACGCGCGCATGGTGAGCCGCCTGCTCGATCGGCTGCGCGAGCGCGGCAAGCTCTCGCTCGGCGTCAAGCTCGACGGCGGCGGCACGCTCACGATCGAAACGAGCGCGCACCAGCACGACGGCGTCCACGAGATCTTCACGACCGACAAGATGGATCACCGCATCCTCGAGACGGCGCTCAAGGTCCGCGACGACCACCCCGGCTCACGCACGATCCTCATCACCAAGGACACGAACCTTCGCATCAAGGCCGACGCGCTGAACCTGGAGGCGCAGGACTTCGAGAACTCGAAGGTCAACTTCGAGGAGCTGTACGGCGGCGCGCTGGAGGTCACGGTCGATCACGCCACGGTCGAGAAGGTGTACGAGCAGGGCCACGTCGCGCGCCCGGCGATCGACGCGCCGCTCTACCCCAACACCTTCATCACGCTCGTCGATCGCGGCAACCCGCAGCACACGGCGCTGTGCCGCAACGGCGACAACGGCAAGATCCACCTGATTCCCAAGCAGCGCGGCGCGTATTTCGGCATCTCGCCGCGCAACCGCGAGCAGCGATTCGCCCTCGACCTGCTGCTCGACGAAAAAGTCCGGCTCGTCACGCTCGTCGGCAAGGCCGGCACGGGCAAGACGATGCTCGCCATCGCAGCGGGCCTGCAAAAGGTGCTGGTGGAAGAAACCTATCAGCGCCTGCTCGTCTCGCGGCCGATCTATCCCATGGGGCGCGAACTCGGCTATCTGCCCGGCGACCTGGAGGCCAAACTCCACCCGTGGATGCAGCCGATCTTCGACAACCTCGCCCTTCTGCTCTCAAGCCAAAAAGACAAGGCGGCGCACATCACGCGCCTGCGCGAGCTGATCGACAACGGCACGCTGGAACTCGAGGCCCTCACGTACATCCGCGGGCGCTCGATCCCCAACCAGTTCATGCTCATCGACGAGGCGCAGAACCTGACGCCGCACGAGATGAAGACGGTCATCACGCGCATCGGCGAGGGCAGCAAGATCGTCATCACCGGCGACCCGTATCAGATCGACAATCCTTACCTCGACGCGTCGTCCAACGGCCTGACCTACGTGGTGGAGCGCCTGAAGAACGAGTCGATCGCGGGTCACGTCACGCTGGTCAAGGGCGAGCGCTCGGGGCTTGCGGAACTGGCGGCGAATCTGTTGTAG
- a CDS encoding radical SAM protein, whose amino-acid sequence MKKVVLLYPKTGWDVKNVTILLPLSVMLLGRPLRRAGFTPVVIDMRIDTHWENTLRTHLAGGDVRAVGISAMTGLQIRGGLVASAMVRKLAPGVPIVWGGIHPALMPIQTAEHPLVDYVVWGEGESALVELMNALDHEAKPTAPIPGVTYLDAHGAPVHGPKLPFIDLGEALVPDYDLVNVDDYFTTQTLGERDLAIVTSRGCPSRCSFCYNVAYASRRWRAQPPEAVVDHVEYIVRRYGINAILIKDDNFYVSKKRVEQIAQGFRARGIKVVVRGECRADYISNGYSDELLRDLYDNGFQEMTVGAESGTDMGLSLLLKDLKVDDIYTASEKLGRAKIATKFTFMAGFPGETWETIKDTLRLMTNLVRDNPYARTTPMHLYAPYPGTPLFDDAVKGGWNAPDTLEGWSDVDFHQCDLPWIDPKVRKVLERISLSTYFLDGRTMPEYFANSKTLSWGTKFYGSVVRWRAERTNFRFMPELWLMERYRKMAAQA is encoded by the coding sequence ATGAAGAAAGTGGTGCTGCTGTATCCCAAGACCGGCTGGGACGTGAAAAACGTCACGATCCTCCTGCCGTTGTCCGTCATGCTGCTGGGCAGGCCCCTGCGCCGGGCGGGTTTCACCCCCGTCGTCATCGACATGCGCATCGACACGCACTGGGAGAACACGCTGCGCACGCACCTCGCCGGCGGCGACGTGCGCGCGGTGGGCATCTCGGCGATGACGGGCTTGCAGATCCGCGGAGGGCTTGTCGCATCGGCGATGGTGCGAAAGCTCGCGCCCGGCGTGCCGATCGTGTGGGGCGGCATCCACCCCGCGCTCATGCCCATCCAGACCGCCGAGCACCCGCTCGTCGATTACGTCGTGTGGGGCGAGGGCGAGAGCGCGCTGGTCGAGCTGATGAACGCGCTCGATCACGAGGCCAAACCCACCGCGCCGATCCCCGGCGTCACCTACCTCGACGCGCACGGCGCGCCGGTGCACGGGCCGAAGCTGCCCTTCATCGACCTCGGCGAAGCCCTCGTGCCCGACTACGACCTCGTCAACGTCGACGACTACTTCACCACGCAGACCCTGGGCGAGCGCGACCTCGCCATCGTCACCAGCCGCGGCTGCCCGAGCCGCTGCTCGTTTTGCTACAACGTCGCATATGCGAGCCGGCGCTGGCGCGCCCAGCCGCCCGAGGCCGTCGTCGATCACGTCGAGTACATCGTGCGTCGGTACGGCATCAACGCGATCCTCATCAAGGACGACAACTTCTACGTCAGCAAAAAGCGCGTGGAGCAGATCGCACAGGGGTTCCGCGCGCGCGGCATCAAGGTCGTGGTGCGCGGCGAGTGCCGGGCCGATTACATCTCGAACGGCTACAGCGACGAGCTGCTGCGCGACCTGTACGACAACGGATTTCAGGAGATGACCGTGGGCGCGGAGTCGGGCACCGACATGGGCCTGTCGCTGCTGCTCAAGGACCTGAAGGTGGACGACATCTACACCGCGAGCGAAAAGCTCGGCCGCGCGAAGATCGCCACCAAGTTCACGTTTATGGCGGGGTTTCCCGGCGAGACGTGGGAGACGATCAAGGACACGCTGCGTCTCATGACCAACCTCGTGCGCGACAATCCCTACGCGCGCACGACGCCGATGCACCTGTATGCGCCCTACCCCGGCACGCCGCTTTTCGACGACGCGGTCAAGGGCGGGTGGAACGCGCCGGATACGCTCGAAGGCTGGTCCGACGTCGATTTTCACCAGTGCGATCTGCCGTGGATCGACCCCAAGGTCCGCAAGGTGCTCGAGCGCATCAGCCTCTCGACCTACTTCCTCGACGGACGCACCATGCCCGAGTACTTCGCGAATTCGAAGACCCTCTCGTGGGGCACGAAGTTCTACGGCTCCGTCGTGCGCTGGCGCGCCGAACGCACCAACTTCCGCTTCATGCCCGAGCTCTGGCTGATGGAGCGTTACCGGAAGATGGCCGCCCAGGCGTGA
- a CDS encoding DEAD/DEAH box helicase, which translates to MAGIRDANFVEMTKIQREALPIVLTGRDLIGQAQTGTGKTATFLLAMFTRMLAAPRAEDAKSPRALVLAPTRELAIQIYKEGLLLGPHTGLRLGLFYGGQDYRKQEKTLDQGVDIAVGTPGRVLDFIRRGRLKTDAIEFLVIDEADRLLDMGFYDELKNILGRLPPARARQSFLFSATIDSRSRQIASTFMNRPERVEIEPEHLTAEGINEKLFHVEREQKLPLLLGILAREEIGKGLIFANTKIVAGFVAEKLRRNGYDAALLTADLSQGARMRVLEEFRTGKVKILVASDVASRGLHIDDVTHIINYDVPQDPEDYVHRIGRTARAGKTGTAYTLACDEYVFNLPAIETYLKRGIPFEYTEESDFGEDRAADFSMGEHRRKSRQLRPGTDRGGRPPRRGGPRAGSHGGSRGGSGGSRGGSRGGSGGSRRGGR; encoded by the coding sequence ATGGCGGGCATTCGCGACGCGAACTTCGTCGAGATGACGAAGATCCAGCGCGAGGCGCTGCCGATTGTCCTGACGGGCCGCGATCTGATCGGCCAGGCGCAGACCGGCACCGGCAAGACGGCGACGTTCCTGCTCGCCATGTTCACGCGCATGCTGGCCGCGCCCCGCGCCGAGGACGCCAAGTCGCCGCGCGCACTGGTGCTCGCGCCGACGCGCGAACTCGCGATCCAGATCTACAAGGAAGGCCTGCTGCTCGGCCCGCACACGGGGCTGCGGCTTGGGCTCTTCTACGGCGGACAGGATTACCGCAAACAGGAAAAGACGCTGGACCAGGGCGTGGATATCGCCGTGGGCACGCCCGGGCGCGTGCTCGACTTCATCCGGCGCGGCCGCCTGAAAACCGACGCGATCGAATTTCTCGTCATCGACGAGGCCGACCGCCTGCTTGACATGGGCTTCTACGACGAGCTCAAGAACATTCTCGGCCGCCTGCCGCCGGCGCGCGCGCGCCAGTCGTTCCTGTTTTCGGCCACCATCGACAGCCGTTCGCGGCAGATCGCCTCGACCTTCATGAACCGGCCCGAGCGCGTCGAGATCGAGCCCGAGCACCTGACGGCCGAGGGCATCAACGAAAAGCTCTTTCACGTCGAGCGCGAGCAAAAGCTGCCGCTGCTGCTGGGCATTCTCGCACGCGAAGAGATTGGGAAGGGGCTCATCTTCGCCAACACGAAGATCGTCGCCGGATTCGTTGCCGAAAAACTCCGGCGCAACGGCTACGACGCGGCGCTGCTGACGGCGGATCTGTCGCAGGGCGCGCGCATGCGCGTGCTGGAGGAATTCCGCACGGGCAAGGTGAAGATTCTCGTCGCGTCCGACGTGGCGAGCCGCGGCCTGCACATCGATGACGTCACGCACATCATCAATTACGACGTGCCGCAGGACCCCGAGGACTACGTGCATCGCATCGGGCGCACGGCGCGCGCGGGCAAGACCGGAACGGCGTACACGCTCGCGTGCGACGAATACGTCTTCAACCTGCCCGCGATCGAGACGTATCTGAAGCGCGGCATCCCGTTCGAATACACCGAGGAATCGGATTTCGGCGAGGATCGCGCCGCGGATTTCAGCATGGGCGAGCACCGACGCAAGTCGCGGCAGTTGCGCCCGGGCACGGATCGCGGCGGACGCCCGCCCCGGCGAGGCGGCCCGCGCGCGGGCTCGCACGGCGGATCGCGCGGCGGGTCGGGGGGATCGCGCGGTGGATCACGCGGAGGTTCCGGGGGGTCGCGACGCGGCGGGCGCTAG
- a CDS encoding Crp/Fnr family transcriptional regulator, producing the protein MRTNQEFVHNNPLFKGLFDSDPGELDRVAQSLFIKKRQVAYRPGDLSDSIYVLKSGRVKICKITEDGREIILNMLKPGDIFGEMAFLEDGPRDSFAEALDDTNVVLFKKADLLQLIKRRPAITYRLAKVVGERRREAEKAMENFLYKGVRERLANLLLRLGEDYGIKDSRGKLLRIKITHQDLANLIGSSRETVSLTLGDFRREGYIDINERKIIIKDERGLHALN; encoded by the coding sequence ATGAGAACGAACCAGGAATTTGTGCACAATAACCCGCTGTTCAAGGGCCTGTTCGACAGCGATCCCGGCGAGCTCGATCGCGTTGCACAGAGCCTGTTCATCAAGAAGCGCCAAGTGGCTTATCGCCCCGGCGATCTGTCCGATTCGATCTACGTCCTGAAATCCGGCCGGGTCAAGATCTGCAAGATCACCGAGGACGGCCGCGAGATCATCCTGAACATGCTCAAGCCGGGAGACATCTTCGGCGAAATGGCGTTCCTCGAGGACGGCCCGCGCGATTCCTTCGCCGAAGCTCTCGACGACACCAACGTCGTGCTCTTCAAGAAGGCCGATCTGCTGCAGCTCATCAAGCGCCGTCCGGCGATCACCTACCGACTCGCCAAGGTCGTGGGCGAACGCCGCCGCGAGGCCGAAAAGGCCATGGAAAACTTCCTGTACAAGGGCGTGCGCGAGCGCCTCGCCAACCTGCTTCTGCGGCTCGGCGAGGACTACGGCATCAAGGACAGCCGCGGAAAGCTTCTGCGCATCAAGATCACGCACCAGGATCTGGCGAACCTCATCGGCTCCAGCCGCGAAACCGTCAGCCTCACCCTCGGCGACTTCCGCCGCGAGGGATATATCGACATCAACGAACGCAAGATCATCATCAAGGACGAGCGTGGCCTGCACGCCTTGAACTGA
- a CDS encoding DUF4388 domain-containing protein: MSTEPSRESYVKGTLAQLPLPKALLYVHQAEKTGILAVTRGPKKVHIHFDRGHLVHVTSSYFPGLALGEYLVKEGRITQDVADESFENTRTGRTKQGMYLVEHGHLSPHELYEALNTHVLVKLQRLFEWPDGDIFFKQGEIVEAEHRILKTSVTNLVFTGIRDFFPMTTLPREFKGRKEMVMHRRPDCRIRVEDMAFGPMGSRVYNVVNGQRTLRQVIAGSKMPKGQAYKILYALFLMGFIGFPESLHESRRRAESSKTAKPAAEPGREGYEISIDEDLIAQALESVDRIKETVKRREDPTGWVDIPIASAPAAGRAQAEPVHPIAPEPADDLDLSLGDDSLDTTDFDADLGDAEPLDAADQGFSWDDDSPGFGDDQSPAGFGDADITSYMETGDDLSSYTSADDLVKQAVYFIEEGRFDEAERYLNRAVEVEQDYAEAYPYLGWCIYNNSSGTDFVRAESIVKKGMAKKPGMYQAFLFLGKMYMRENQRDFAELHFVKALELNIDCAEAKEEIKNIRTR; this comes from the coding sequence ATGTCGACCGAACCGTCCCGCGAATCCTACGTCAAGGGCACGCTCGCCCAGTTGCCGCTTCCCAAGGCTCTGCTCTACGTCCATCAGGCCGAAAAGACGGGCATTCTGGCGGTGACGCGGGGACCGAAGAAGGTCCATATCCACTTCGACAGGGGCCATCTCGTCCACGTGACCAGCAGTTATTTCCCCGGGCTCGCCCTCGGCGAGTACCTGGTCAAGGAAGGCCGCATCACGCAGGACGTCGCGGACGAGTCGTTCGAAAACACGCGCACGGGACGTACGAAGCAGGGCATGTACCTGGTCGAGCACGGTCACCTGTCTCCGCACGAACTCTACGAAGCCCTGAACACGCACGTGCTGGTGAAGCTGCAGCGCCTGTTCGAGTGGCCCGACGGCGATATTTTTTTCAAGCAGGGCGAGATCGTCGAAGCCGAGCACCGCATCCTCAAGACCTCGGTGACGAATCTGGTTTTTACGGGCATCCGCGACTTTTTCCCCATGACCACGCTGCCGCGCGAGTTCAAGGGGCGCAAGGAAATGGTCATGCACCGCCGCCCCGATTGCCGAATCCGCGTCGAGGATATGGCGTTCGGACCGATGGGCTCGCGCGTGTACAACGTCGTGAACGGCCAGCGCACGCTCCGTCAAGTCATCGCCGGGTCCAAGATGCCCAAGGGCCAAGCGTACAAGATCCTGTACGCCCTGTTTCTGATGGGTTTCATCGGATTCCCCGAGAGCCTGCACGAATCCCGGCGACGCGCCGAAAGCTCCAAGACGGCGAAACCCGCGGCCGAACCCGGGCGCGAGGGCTACGAGATTTCGATCGACGAGGATCTCATCGCGCAAGCCCTCGAGAGCGTCGATCGCATCAAGGAGACGGTGAAGCGCCGCGAGGATCCAACGGGCTGGGTGGACATTCCCATCGCGTCCGCTCCGGCGGCGGGACGTGCGCAAGCCGAGCCCGTCCATCCGATTGCGCCCGAACCCGCGGACGACCTCGATCTTTCGCTGGGCGACGACTCGCTCGACACAACGGATTTCGATGCGGACCTGGGCGATGCGGAACCGCTAGACGCCGCGGATCAGGGCTTCTCGTGGGACGACGACAGCCCCGGTTTCGGCGACGATCAGTCGCCGGCGGGGTTCGGCGACGCCGACATCACGTCGTACATGGAGACCGGCGACGATCTTTCGAGTTACACGTCGGCGGACGATCTCGTGAAGCAGGCGGTGTATTTCATCGAGGAAGGCCGTTTCGACGAGGCCGAGCGCTATCTGAACCGCGCGGTCGAGGTCGAGCAGGATTACGCCGAGGCGTATCCCTATCTCGGGTGGTGCATTTACAACAACTCCTCGGGAACGGACTTCGTCCGGGCCGAGTCGATCGTGAAGAAGGGCATGGCGAAAAAACCGGGCATGTACCAGGCGTTCCTGTTTCTCGGGAAGATGTACATGCGCGAGAACCAGCGCGACTTCGCCGAGCTGCATTTCGTCAAGGCGCTCGAGCTCAACATCGACTGCGCCGAAGCGAAGGAAGAGATCAAGAACATTCGAACGCGGTGA
- a CDS encoding ribulose 1,5-bisphosphate carboxylase large subunit yields MRSLCPSGEEWVATYEIRGDHDRASRIADAICVEQTVEFPEDLIERDDIRREIIGRLVDLTPLAEDRFAAHIAYAVEVVAGEVTQLLNVAFGNTSIQRGVRLVDLDVPTSLRNVSPGPRFGVPGIRGLVGIADRPLVASALKPMGMSARELAELAAAMVRGGVDLIKDDHGLTDQPFCRFQERVRAVADAVMNAAERRGRPCLYAANVTGDVATVLERAAIAREEGAGAVMIAPGLAGFAALHALAMADEIALPILCHPAMLGAFTSSDDGGMSHAMTYATLPRLFAADAVIFPNHGGRFPFTPLDCADIAAACRAPREGVSTCFPVPAGGMTLDRVGELVRFYGPDSILLIGGDLRRGGDVEGGCRRFLDAVDATKIGENA; encoded by the coding sequence ATGCGCAGCCTGTGCCCGTCGGGCGAAGAATGGGTCGCGACGTATGAGATCCGCGGCGATCATGATCGCGCATCGCGGATCGCGGACGCCATTTGCGTGGAGCAGACGGTCGAGTTTCCCGAGGACCTGATTGAACGGGACGACATCCGCCGCGAGATCATCGGTCGGCTCGTCGATCTGACGCCGCTCGCCGAGGATCGATTCGCGGCGCACATCGCCTACGCCGTCGAAGTCGTGGCGGGCGAGGTGACGCAACTGCTCAACGTCGCGTTCGGAAACACCAGCATCCAGCGCGGGGTGAGGCTCGTCGATCTGGATGTGCCCACGTCGCTGCGCAACGTGAGCCCCGGGCCGCGGTTCGGAGTTCCGGGGATTCGCGGGCTCGTCGGCATTGCCGACCGCCCTCTCGTCGCCTCGGCGCTCAAGCCGATGGGAATGAGCGCCCGCGAGTTGGCCGAGCTCGCGGCGGCGATGGTGCGCGGCGGCGTTGATCTCATCAAGGACGATCACGGCCTGACCGATCAGCCGTTTTGCCGGTTCCAGGAGCGCGTGCGCGCGGTCGCCGATGCCGTGATGAACGCAGCCGAGCGTCGGGGCCGCCCCTGTCTGTATGCGGCGAACGTGACGGGCGACGTCGCGACGGTGCTGGAGCGGGCTGCCATCGCGCGGGAAGAGGGCGCGGGCGCGGTGATGATCGCCCCCGGCCTCGCGGGATTCGCGGCGCTCCACGCGCTCGCCATGGCCGACGAAATCGCGCTGCCGATCCTGTGCCATCCGGCGATGCTCGGCGCGTTCACGTCGAGCGACGACGGCGGCATGAGCCACGCCATGACCTACGCGACGCTGCCGCGCCTGTTCGCCGCCGATGCCGTGATCTTCCCCAATCACGGCGGAAGATTTCCGTTCACACCGCTCGATTGCGCGGACATCGCCGCCGCGTGCCGCGCGCCGCGCGAGGGCGTGAGCACGTGCTTCCCGGTTCCGGCGGGCGGCATGACCCTCGATCGCGTCGGCGAACTCGTCCGGTTCTACGGTCCCGACTCGATCCTGTTGATCGGCGGCGACCTGCGTCGCGGCGGCGACGTGGAGGGCGGTTGCCGCCGGTTCCTTGACGCGGTTGACGCCACGAAAATCGGAGAGAACGCATGA
- a CDS encoding YdeI/OmpD-associated family protein: MKNPPKSLTLAAPGNGGRQEAVIAFADAASFARWIAVHHVSCDGVWLRIAKKASGVASITYAEALDEALSWGWIDGIRKAFDETTFVQRFTPRRAKSIWSQINREKVAALIEAGRMREPGLREVERAKADGRWEAAYAPLRNLEAPDDLRAALAKNHKAARFFDTLNAVNRYAVIRRVLMAKKMETRERKIREFVAMMARGEKIYP, from the coding sequence ATGAAGAACCCTCCGAAATCGTTGACGCTCGCCGCGCCGGGCAACGGCGGTCGCCAAGAAGCCGTCATTGCGTTTGCCGATGCGGCGAGTTTCGCAAGATGGATCGCCGTTCATCATGTCTCGTGCGACGGCGTGTGGCTGCGGATCGCCAAGAAGGCGTCGGGCGTCGCATCGATCACGTACGCCGAAGCCCTCGACGAGGCGCTCTCGTGGGGATGGATCGACGGAATTCGGAAGGCCTTCGACGAAACGACGTTCGTCCAGCGATTCACGCCGCGCCGGGCGAAGAGTATCTGGTCGCAGATCAACCGTGAGAAGGTCGCCGCGCTGATCGAGGCGGGGCGCATGCGCGAGCCCGGCCTGCGCGAAGTCGAACGTGCGAAGGCCGATGGCCGCTGGGAGGCCGCGTATGCGCCGCTGCGGAATCTGGAAGCGCCCGACGATCTGCGCGCGGCGCTGGCGAAAAACCACAAGGCCGCCAGGTTTTTCGATACGCTGAACGCCGTGAACCGCTACGCCGTGATCCGGCGCGTGTTGATGGCGAAGAAGATGGAAACGCGCGAGCGCAAGATCCGCGAATTCGTCGCCATGATGGCGAGAGGGGAGAAGATCTATCCGTGA